Within Sporosarcina sp. PTS2304, the genomic segment CCCGATCAACTAGAACTCTTCACCAGACACTCTGTTAAAAATGCGTATAGCAGTTTAACTGTGAAAATAGATGCCATCTTGCAGGCAAAAAAACGATTGCATCAAAATATGAATCGTACGCTTTTACTAGAACAATTGGTGCTTACTATGCAGGAGGGGTTATTGTTTGTTTAAAGTCGTAGGCGTCCGTTTTAAAAAGGCGGGTAAATTATATTATTTCGATCCTCTAGATTTAGCTATAGAAATTGGTGACTATGTCATTGTCGAAACGGCAAGAGGTGTAGAGTATGGAAAAGTGGCCAGTCGAAGTAATGAAATAGATGATGAAGATGTTGTCTTGCCATTGAAGAAGATCATCCGTCTTGCAGACGAGAGTGATCGTGAACGTGTGAAAGAAAATCAACAGGAAGCAGAACAAGCTTTTGAAGTTTGTGTTGAAAAAGTGATAGAGCATCAGCTGGATATGAGATTGGTTGATGTGGAGTATACATTTGACCGCAACAAAATTGTTTTTTACTTCACTGCTGAAGGTCGCGTAGACTTCCGTAACTTGGTAAAGGATCTTGCATCCATCTTCCGTACCAGAATTGAGTTGCGCCAGATTGGTGTACGTGACGAGGCGAAGATGCTTGGCGGTATTGGGCCTTGTGGAAGAATGCTTTGTTGTTCAACATTTTTAGGTGATTTTGAGCCTGTGTCCATTAAGATGGCAAAAGATCAAAATCTGTCATTAAACCCCTCAAAGATTTCCGGTCTTTGCGGTAGGCTTATGTGTTGTTTGAAGTATGAAAATGATGAATACGAAGATGCTAAAGCCCAAATGCCAGACATCGGTAAACAAGTAGTTACGCCAGACGGTATAGGCAAAGTAGTAGGATTGAATTTATTGGAGCGCATATTGCAAGTGAATATGCCGGCCTTTGAAAGGGTACTAGAATATGCGTGGAGTGAGATTGAGCATTTACAAGAGGAAATGGCTCAATTGACGAAATGATGAGGTGGAACAGTTGAAAGAAGTGAACTTTCTTGACAGAGTAATGGAGTTCGAACAACAGTTGGATTCTATGCAAAAAAAATTCAGGGAACTCATTGGGTTTGTTGCTGAAATGACTGAAGAAAACCACTCGCTTCGTCTGGAAAACCATCATTTACGAATGCGGCTGGACGAGATCGACAGGATTACGCAGCAGATAGAAGAGACCACGCGTGAAGAGCGTCCAAGAAAGTTAGATGTCGGTGAAGGTGTAGATAATCTAGCACGCTTGTACAATGAAGGTTTTCACGTATGTAATGTCCATTACGGTAGCAGTCGTAAGGGCGAAGATTGTTTGTTTTGTCTGTCATTTTTAAATAAACAGAACGGTTGAAACAGTCAATTCCTATTTTTAGGTATTGGCTTTTTCTTTTGATTGAGGAGAGAATGTAATGAATTTACAAGATGATGAACGACTGGATTATTTATTAGCGGAAGACTTACGTATTATACAAAGTCCTTCTGTTTTTTCATTTTCATTAGATGCAGTGTTACTATCACGTTTTGCTTCTATACCGATATCTAAGGGGAAGATTGTGGATTTATGTACGGGAAACGGAGCAATTCCATTGTTTTTAAGTGCCCGTACTAAGGTGAACATTACAGGAATTGAATTACAGGAAAGGCTTGCGGATATGGCCAAGAGAAGTGTAGCTTATAATAAGTTGGATGAACGAATAACGATCGTCCAAGATAATGTCATAGGGATTGCGAAGAAAATAGGCTACGAAGCGTATGACGCCGTTACATGCAATCCACCCTATTTTCCAGCTATAGATGCTAGTACCAAAAACAAAAGTACGCATTACACCATTGCGCGTCATGAAGTTGAATTGACACTTGACCAAGCTGTGCAATCAGCTAGTGAGCTGTTGAAACAGGGTGGGAAAGCAGCATTCGTTCATCGTCCAGGTAGACTAATGGATATTCTTACGTCTATGCGACAAAATAGACTAGAACCGAAACGTATTCGCTTTGTGTATCCGAAAGAAGGAAAGGAAGCTAATACTCTATTAATCGAGGCGATTAAAGACGGAAAACCAGATTTGAAAATTCTGCCCCCCTTATATGTTTATACAGAGGATGGAGAATATACTAATGAAGTGAGGCTCTTATTGTATGGCGATGAGTGAACACTTTTTTTATGTGTTAGAATGTCAAGATGGTTCGTATTATGCAGGATATACGAACAACTTAGAACGACGTCTACATGTACATAATGAAGGAAAAGGGGCGAAATACACAAGAGGGCGTTTACCTGTGCATTATGTGTACTACCAGGCATATGAAACGAAAAGGCAAGCCATGCAAATGGAGTATCGATTCAAGAAACTAAACCGTGCGCAAAAAGAGCAGTATATTCGAAAGGAGAGGTCAGAATGATTACTTCACAAAAAAGTGCAGAACTAACAGATAGAGGGAAGTTGTTTATCGTTGGTACCCCTATTGGCAATTTGGAAGACATGACATACCGTGCAATTCGTATTTTGCAAGAAGCAGATTTTATTGCTGCAGAGGATACACGAAATACGGTTAAGCTTTGTAATCATTTCGATATTCATACACCGATGATTAGTTATCATGAACATAATACAAGAATAGCAGGGGATAAGATTATAGAACATCTGCAAAATGGGAAAGATGTAGCTATTGTCAGTGATGCAGGCATGCCTTGTATTTCGGATCCTGGGGCTGATCTTGTTGAACTGGCTATTGCCGAAGGATTGGCGGTTGTTCCCGTGCCCGGACCGAATGCCGCGGTTACAGCATTAGTCGCTTCTGGAATTACTCCGCAGCCTTTTTTGTTTTGGGGATTTCTACCAAGACAAAAGAAAGAACAAAAGAACCAACTTGAGAAACTGCAACGCTACGAAGAGACATTGTTATTTTATGAAGCACCTCATCGCTTAAAGCAAACGTTGAAAGCATTAGTGGAACAGTTCGGAAAAGAACGAAAGATTGTGATGGCGCGTGAGTTGACTAAACGCTTTGAAGAGTTGTTAAGAGGCACATTGAGCGAAGCGTTAGAATGGGCTGAGTCGAATGAGATTAAAGGTGAGTTTTGTTTGGTAGTCGAGGGCAATCAGCATGTACAAGAACAATCAGTTGATGTTTGGTGGAAGGAGCTTACAATAAAAGAGCATGTAGAGCATGTAATCGAACAGAAAGACATACGCTCAAAAGAGGCTATACGTGAAGTGGCGGAAGCGCGAGAGCTCAGTAAACGTGATGTCTATCAAGCATATCACGTAGAATGACGGTAAAAGCAAAAAAGAAACCTGAACGAATGAACGTCCAAGATCCCTTTTGATTAATTGATTTTCTGTTCGATTTCTTGAATCAACTGTTTTGCGCCTTCAGGGCTTAGAATTAGTTTACCATCAATAAGACGAAGGTTATCGTCTGAGACTTCTCCTGTAATGGAGCATGTCATATTAGGCATGTACTTTTTCAAGATGATTTTATCATCATCTACGTATATTTCTAGCGCATCTTTTTGCTCAATACCAAGTGTGCGGCGTAATTCTATGGGGATCACAACGCGGCCTAATTCATCAACTTTTCTTACGATTCCAGTAGATTTCATGACAAGAATTCCTCCTACATTCTATATTTCTATTCGTCAAAATTCGACATAATTCTCTTGACTAATAGTTATCATACCAACTCTTCCAATAACCGTCAATCATCATAACTTAAAATAAGACTATTATTATTTATCACTTTTTTGATAGGTAAAAGATGTAATATAATTGGTCTTTTTGATGTAAAGACATTTACTGTAATCCTTTAAAAAGAGAAGAATTATATAGAATCGGCTGATAACGTGGCACTTTTGCCTAACATCCGATAAAATGAAAGCATACATTAATTATTTGGAGGAATTTCGTGTGGAGAATCAATCTAAAACATTTTACATTACAACACCCATTTATTATCCGAGTGGAAAGTTTCATATAGGGACAGCTTATACAACAATCGCTTCTGATGCTATGGCACGATATAAGCGACTACGCGGCTACGATGTCAGATTTTTAACAGGCATGGACGAACATGGGCAGAAAATTCAAGAGAAAGCCGAAGAAGAAGGGTTGTCCCCACTTGCTTATGTAGATCAAATTGCTGATACCGCAAAGAATACGTGGAAGCTGATGGACATTTCCTACGATGATTTAATACGCACAACAGAAGATCGTCATAAAGATGTTGTTGAAAAGATATTCCAAAAGTTTTTGGATAACGACGATATTTACAAAGGCAAGTATGAAGGATGGAAATGTGTACCTTGTGAATCATATTTTACAGAATCTCAACTTGATGAAGGGAATTGTCCGGACTGTGGACGACCTGTACAACGCGTAGAGGAAGAATCGTATTTCTTTAATATGAAGAAGTATTCGGATCGTCTGTTAGCGTACTATGAAGAAAATCCAACGTTTATCGAGCCTGAATCGCGTAAAAATGAAATGATTAATAACTTTATCAAACCAGGCTTAGAAGATCTCTCTGTTTCTCGTATGTCATTTGACTGGGGAATTAAAGTTCCTGGAGATCCAAAGCATGTAATCTATGTGTGGGTGGATGCTTTAACAAATTACATTACGTCACTTGGCTATATGTCGGATGATGACTCATTATTTAAAAAGTATTGGCCGGCGGATGTTCATGTTGTAGGAAAAGATATTGTACGATTCCATACAATTTATTGGCCAATCTTCTTGATGGCACTTGATTTGCCGCTGCCGAAAAAAGTATTTGCGCATGGCTTCATCATGATGAAAGACGGAAAAATGTCGAAGTCTAAAGGAAATGTAGTCTATCCTGAAATGTTAGTAGAGCGTTTTGGCTTGGATGCAACTCGTTACTTCTTATTGCGCGAACTGCCGTTTGGACAAGATGGAGTATTTTCACCAGAAGCTTTCGTAGAGCGGATTAACTATGACTTGGCGAATGATTTAGGGAATTTATTGAACCGTACGATTTCTATGATTAATAAATACTTCGACGGTGCTGTTTTGAATGAAGACTTGGAGGCGACAGAGTTTGACGAGTCGCTACGAGCTATGATTCAACAAACGGTCGTAAAGTATGAGAACTCTATGGAGAAAATGCAGTTTAGCGTAGTGCTGGCGGATGTTTGGGCATTGATTTCTCGTACAAATAAATATATTGATGAAACTTCACCTTGGGTATTGGCGAAGACTGAAGAAAATCAGAAGAAATTGGCATCTGTTATGTATCATTTAGTCTTATCGTTACATCATACAGCCGTTCTTTTACAGCCGTTCATGACGAACGCGCCAAAACAAATAGTAGAACAGTTAGGTCTTTCCCAAGATTCACTTAGCTGGGATACGTTGCAAGAAGGGTATGTTATTCCAGCCGGCACATCTGTTATTAATAAAGGTGTACCGATTTTCCCTCGTTTAGAAGCAGAGGTTGAAGTGGAATACATTCGTCAGCAAATGGCGATTACCGCACCAGCTGAAATGAAGGAAGAAACAGAAGAGATAGAAGAGTCGAATGAAATCACTTTCGATGACTTTATGAATGTTGAATTACGTGTGGCTACAGTCACTGCATGTGAAAAGATGCCGAAAGCTGATAAGTTATTGAAACTACAAGTGGACTTAGGATATGAGCAGCGCCAAGTAGTGTCGGGAATTGCTGAATTTTATAAAGCTGAAGACGTTGTAGGAATGAAGGTAATCGTTGTTGCGAATTTAAAGCCAGTAAAGTTACGTGGTGAACTGTCTCAAGGGATGATTCTTGCGGGGCAAAAAGATGGAGTGCTTAAATTAGCGACAGTTGATCAGACGTTGGAAAATGGTGCACAAGTAAAATAATAATTTCTTTTAAAGCTGTAGAGGCTGTCCAGGAAGTCAGTAGTATCTGACTTTCTGTGATGGTCTTTTTTTATGGAAGCGTTTTTTGGTGGATCATTTTAGAGTGGGTTGATGTACCAGCTGTTGTGGTGTGGATGCTGAAGGTTTGGGATTCAACGGCATAAACGAAAGTGCATTTTTCGTTATTATATCAGAAGTGAGAAAAATATTTATTACTCACTACGACAAAAAAGCTAGTAAATAAAATAGAGAAGTTACGATAGTTTTTATTGTTGTGAGAATTTGAAGTGGAGGATGTTAAAGAGTATAAATGGATGAGTCATTAGACAGAGATTGCGAAATCGTCGACTGAATAATTAATCTCTTTGTAATACAATTGTAACATAAATGAGAAGAAAGTAATAAACAAAAATTATAGAATAGGAAACAGTGTAAGGAGAGATGAGATGTTTATTGATACACATGTCCACTTGAATGCAGATCAATACGAACACGATGTAGAAGAAGTTATCCAACGTGCAATCGAGGCGAAAGTAGAAAAGATGGTCGTGGTTGGTTTTGATACGAAGACTATTACGATCGCGATGGAGTTAATCGAAAAATATCCGTTTATTTATGGAGTGATTGGTTGGCACCCTGTGGACGCAGTGGATTGTACAGAAGAAGATCTACAATGGATAAAAGAATTATCAGTACACCCAAAAGTCGTTGGTATTGGTGAAACGGGCCTAGACTATCACTGGGATAAATCACCGAAAGATATACAGCAAGAGCTGTTTCGCAAACAAATTAGATTGGCTAAAGAAGTGAATTTACCAATTGTTATTCATAATCGCGATGCAACAGGCGATGTAGTGCGTATTTTACAAGAAGAAGCGGCAGGAGAAGTGGGAGGCATTATGCATTGTTATAGCGGAAGCGTTGAAACTGCCAAACAATGTATTGACATGAATTTTCTTATTTCACTTGGAGGTCCTGTTACATTCAAGAATGCAAGAATGCCTAAAGAAGTGGCGATTGAAATTCCGTTAGAGAAGTTATTAATTGAAACAGATGCTCCATATTTAGCACCGCATCCGTACCGAGGAAAGCGCAATGAACCTTCATATGTTCCACTAGTGGCAGAAGAAATTGCACGATTGAAAGAGATATCGGTTGAGGAAGTTGCTGAGCAAACAACAAAAAATGCTATAGCTCTTTTTCGTATGAAATAAGCTTAGCATAACGATGTAGTGGACAAATATTTGTCACACACTTTTAATGTTTAGTAGTTTAATGGTTTGACAGGTGAAAATAAACGCTATATACTCAGCCGAGTAATGAAAGGGGAAAATTTTTCATGTCACAGAAGAACACGAAGGGTAAACGCATTGCAGTTTTACTTATTGCATTGGCTTTATTCATCACAACTACGTCACTCGCATTGATTGACGGAAAAAAGAAGAATGTCACTTTAGATCTTAATGGCAAGCAAATAGAATTACGTACTGCAGCATCAACAGTTGAGGAAGTACTTGCTGCACAGGATGTGGAAGTAAAGCCGCATGATCACGTAGAACCAGCAATGACAACACCACTTGAGAATGGGTTAGCTATTCAGTGGGAAGAAGCAAAGAAAGTAGCAGTTGCAGTTGATGGAGACACACAGGAATTATGGACAACGAAAAAGACTGTTCAAGAAGTATTGAAAGAAGCGGCTATCGAAGTCACTACACATGATGAGGTAGAACCAGCTTTATCAACCGCAGTTTCAGACAATCAGCCAATTACAGTTGCGAAAGCATTTCAAGTTACTGTCAAAGATGGCGGCAAAGAAAGTAAACATTGGTCAACTTCGACTACTGTCGCTGACTTTTTAAAGGATCAAAATATCCGTTTGAATAATTTGGATAAAGTAGAAGGCGATTCAAAAGCACAGCTTACATCGTCTAATGCAGTGGTATCTATTGCACGAGTAGAAAAGGTCACCGATGTTGTGGAAGTACCAGCTGACTTTAAAGTAAAGAGAAAAACAGATCTTACTATGCTTAAAGGTCAAGAAAAAGTTACGACTGAAGGTAAAAAAGGTAAAGTACAAGAAAAATTTGTCATCACGAAAAAGAACGGTAAGATTGTTTCACGTGAATTAGTTAGTAAACAAGTCGTTGAAGAACCAACACATAAAGTAGTAAATGTAGGTGCGAAAGTTGTAGTTGCTAGCGCTGATACAGCTAAATCTACAAATAAAGCACAAACAGCAAAAAGTGCTAATGTAGGTGTATCACGAAGCAATGAACCAAGCGGTGGCGGCAAAGAGTTTTACGCTAACGCAAGCGCGTATACTGCTTACTGTACAGGATGTTCTGGAATAACGGCTACAGGTGTCAATTTGCGTGCCAATCCAAACATGAAGTTGATAGCGGTAGATCCACGAGTGATTCCACTAGGATCAAAAGTTTGGGTTGAAGGGTACGGATATGCAATTGCGGGAGATACGGGTGGCGCTATTAAAGGTAACCGTATCGATTTACACATGCCGACAAAAGAGGCAGCTTACCAATTTGGACGCCGTCAAGTGAAGATCAAAGTCATTAACTAATCACTATCTACCGGTAAAGAAGGATTATTCTTCTTGCCGGTTTTTTCTATTTATAGGAGTTGCAAAACAGCATGGTTGTGCCTTGTGCAAAAAAACAGTAAAATAGAAAGAATGATGTGTGAAGAAAAGAGGAATCCTGTGAATATAGAAGAAGTAGTTGTAGTGGAAGGAAAATCAGACACTATCGCTATCAAAAGAGCAACAGGTGCAGATACGATTGAAACAAATGGCTCTGCTATTAATTCGAAAACTATTGAACGAATCCGTCATGCACAAAAAACACGCGGAGTAATTGTCTTTACCGATCCGGACTTTCCGGGAAGACGAATCCGGGCAATTGTTGAAGAGCAAGTACCAGATGTGAAGCATGCGTTCCTTCCGAAGAAAGAAACCATTGCCAAAAACGGACGCGGGCTAGGTATTGAGCATGCGAGCGATGAAGCGATTCGTCAAGCATTGGCTTCTGTTTACACAGTCAGTGAGCATACACTAGAGGAGATTCCAATGGTGCTTCTGATGGAAGCCAGGCTTATTGGTCATCCCGACTCTAGGAAACGACGTGAACGGCTGAGTGAGTTATTACAGATTGGTCAAGTAAATGGTAAAGGACTAAAAAAGCGTTTAGAAATGTTCCGTATTACATTGGAACAACTCAGTGAAACGATTAAAGTTCTCGACGAGGAGGCAATGAAAACAGATGTATAAAGACATCGCAACACCGATGAGAACGAAAGAAATTTTACAAAAGCATGGTTTTTCATTCAAAAAGAGTTTAGGGCAAAACTTCTTAGTAGATTCCAATGTGTTACAAAATATCGTCTCTCATGCCGACATAACTAAAACTACAGGTGTAATTGAAGTAGGTCCCGGAATCGGTGCACTGACAGAGCATTTGGCACGTCAGGCCGGAAAGGTAGTAGCGTTTGAAATAGACGGACGATTGCTTCCTGTACTAGAAGACACGATGTCACCCTATCCTAACGTGACTGTGCTTCATCAAGACGTACTTAAAGCAAATTTGCACCAAGTCATAGAAGAACAGTTTGCTGACTATGCCGATATAGTCGTTGTAGCCAACTTGCCTTATTATATTACGACTCCAATCATTATGAAGTTTTTAATGGAAAAGGCTAGAGTGAAGCAGCTAGTAATCATGATGCAGAAAGAAGTAGCAGATCGGATTACAGCTGTACCTAGCACAAAAGCTTATGGTTCACTTTCTATTGCTGTGCAATACTACATGGATGCTGAAGTGTCTATGATCGTGCCCAAGACAGTGTTCATACCGCAGCCAAATGTAGAATCTGCCGTTTTGCGTTTAACTCGCAAAGAAGAAGCATATACTGATGTAGTAGATGAAGACTTCCTTTTCCGTGTTACGCAAGGTTCATTTGTCCATCGCCGAAAGACACTGTGGAATAACTTGCAAACCTCTCTTCCAGACGGTAAAGAGAAGAAAGAGCTGATCCAACAAGCGTTCGAGACCGCGGGAATTGATCCAGTAAGAAGAGGAGAAAC encodes:
- the rsmI gene encoding 16S rRNA (cytidine(1402)-2'-O)-methyltransferase; translated protein: MTSQKSAELTDRGKLFIVGTPIGNLEDMTYRAIRILQEADFIAAEDTRNTVKLCNHFDIHTPMISYHEHNTRIAGDKIIEHLQNGKDVAIVSDAGMPCISDPGADLVELAIAEGLAVVPVPGPNAAVTALVASGITPQPFLFWGFLPRQKKEQKNQLEKLQRYEETLLFYEAPHRLKQTLKALVEQFGKERKIVMARELTKRFEELLRGTLSEALEWAESNEIKGEFCLVVEGNQHVQEQSVDVWWKELTIKEHVEHVIEQKDIRSKEAIREVAEARELSKRDVYQAYHVE
- the rnmV gene encoding ribonuclease M5 — protein: MNIEEVVVVEGKSDTIAIKRATGADTIETNGSAINSKTIERIRHAQKTRGVIVFTDPDFPGRRIRAIVEEQVPDVKHAFLPKKETIAKNGRGLGIEHASDEAIRQALASVYTVSEHTLEEIPMVLLMEARLIGHPDSRKRRERLSELLQIGQVNGKGLKKRLEMFRITLEQLSETIKVLDEEAMKTDV
- a CDS encoding AbrB/MazE/SpoVT family DNA-binding domain-containing protein — encoded protein: MKSTGIVRKVDELGRVVIPIELRRTLGIEQKDALEIYVDDDKIILKKYMPNMTCSITGEVSDDNLRLIDGKLILSPEGAKQLIQEIEQKIN
- a CDS encoding tRNA1(Val) (adenine(37)-N6)-methyltransferase — its product is MNLQDDERLDYLLAEDLRIIQSPSVFSFSLDAVLLSRFASIPISKGKIVDLCTGNGAIPLFLSARTKVNITGIELQERLADMAKRSVAYNKLDERITIVQDNVIGIAKKIGYEAYDAVTCNPPYFPAIDASTKNKSTHYTIARHEVELTLDQAVQSASELLKQGGKAAFVHRPGRLMDILTSMRQNRLEPKRIRFVYPKEGKEANTLLIEAIKDGKPDLKILPPLYVYTEDGEYTNEVRLLLYGDE
- a CDS encoding GIY-YIG nuclease family protein; its protein translation is MAMSEHFFYVLECQDGSYYAGYTNNLERRLHVHNEGKGAKYTRGRLPVHYVYYQAYETKRQAMQMEYRFKKLNRAQKEQYIRKERSE
- a CDS encoding stage 0 sporulation family protein, which encodes MFKVVGVRFKKAGKLYYFDPLDLAIEIGDYVIVETARGVEYGKVASRSNEIDDEDVVLPLKKIIRLADESDRERVKENQQEAEQAFEVCVEKVIEHQLDMRLVDVEYTFDRNKIVFYFTAEGRVDFRNLVKDLASIFRTRIELRQIGVRDEAKMLGGIGPCGRMLCCSTFLGDFEPVSIKMAKDQNLSLNPSKISGLCGRLMCCLKYENDEYEDAKAQMPDIGKQVVTPDGIGKVVGLNLLERILQVNMPAFERVLEYAWSEIEHLQEEMAQLTK
- a CDS encoding G5 and 3D domain-containing protein, whose amino-acid sequence is MSQKNTKGKRIAVLLIALALFITTTSLALIDGKKKNVTLDLNGKQIELRTAASTVEEVLAAQDVEVKPHDHVEPAMTTPLENGLAIQWEEAKKVAVAVDGDTQELWTTKKTVQEVLKEAAIEVTTHDEVEPALSTAVSDNQPITVAKAFQVTVKDGGKESKHWSTSTTVADFLKDQNIRLNNLDKVEGDSKAQLTSSNAVVSIARVEKVTDVVEVPADFKVKRKTDLTMLKGQEKVTTEGKKGKVQEKFVITKKNGKIVSRELVSKQVVEEPTHKVVNVGAKVVVASADTAKSTNKAQTAKSANVGVSRSNEPSGGGKEFYANASAYTAYCTGCSGITATGVNLRANPNMKLIAVDPRVIPLGSKVWVEGYGYAIAGDTGGAIKGNRIDLHMPTKEAAYQFGRRQVKIKVIN
- the metG gene encoding methionine--tRNA ligase, with translation MKAYINYLEEFRVENQSKTFYITTPIYYPSGKFHIGTAYTTIASDAMARYKRLRGYDVRFLTGMDEHGQKIQEKAEEEGLSPLAYVDQIADTAKNTWKLMDISYDDLIRTTEDRHKDVVEKIFQKFLDNDDIYKGKYEGWKCVPCESYFTESQLDEGNCPDCGRPVQRVEEESYFFNMKKYSDRLLAYYEENPTFIEPESRKNEMINNFIKPGLEDLSVSRMSFDWGIKVPGDPKHVIYVWVDALTNYITSLGYMSDDDSLFKKYWPADVHVVGKDIVRFHTIYWPIFLMALDLPLPKKVFAHGFIMMKDGKMSKSKGNVVYPEMLVERFGLDATRYFLLRELPFGQDGVFSPEAFVERINYDLANDLGNLLNRTISMINKYFDGAVLNEDLEATEFDESLRAMIQQTVVKYENSMEKMQFSVVLADVWALISRTNKYIDETSPWVLAKTEENQKKLASVMYHLVLSLHHTAVLLQPFMTNAPKQIVEQLGLSQDSLSWDTLQEGYVIPAGTSVINKGVPIFPRLEAEVEVEYIRQQMAITAPAEMKEETEEIEESNEITFDDFMNVELRVATVTACEKMPKADKLLKLQVDLGYEQRQVVSGIAEFYKAEDVVGMKVIVVANLKPVKLRGELSQGMILAGQKDGVLKLATVDQTLENGAQVK
- a CDS encoding TatD family hydrolase, translating into MFIDTHVHLNADQYEHDVEEVIQRAIEAKVEKMVVVGFDTKTITIAMELIEKYPFIYGVIGWHPVDAVDCTEEDLQWIKELSVHPKVVGIGETGLDYHWDKSPKDIQQELFRKQIRLAKEVNLPIVIHNRDATGDVVRILQEEAAGEVGGIMHCYSGSVETAKQCIDMNFLISLGGPVTFKNARMPKEVAIEIPLEKLLIETDAPYLAPHPYRGKRNEPSYVPLVAEEIARLKEISVEEVAEQTTKNAIALFRMK
- the yabA gene encoding DNA replication initiation control protein YabA, whose product is MKEVNFLDRVMEFEQQLDSMQKKFRELIGFVAEMTEENHSLRLENHHLRMRLDEIDRITQQIEETTREERPRKLDVGEGVDNLARLYNEGFHVCNVHYGSSRKGEDCLFCLSFLNKQNG
- the rsmA gene encoding 16S rRNA (adenine(1518)-N(6)/adenine(1519)-N(6))-dimethyltransferase RsmA, with product MYKDIATPMRTKEILQKHGFSFKKSLGQNFLVDSNVLQNIVSHADITKTTGVIEVGPGIGALTEHLARQAGKVVAFEIDGRLLPVLEDTMSPYPNVTVLHQDVLKANLHQVIEEQFADYADIVVVANLPYYITTPIIMKFLMEKARVKQLVIMMQKEVADRITAVPSTKAYGSLSIAVQYYMDAEVSMIVPKTVFIPQPNVESAVLRLTRKEEAYTDVVDEDFLFRVTQGSFVHRRKTLWNNLQTSLPDGKEKKELIQQAFETAGIDPVRRGETLSIPEFIELANALYPYFGEVKQA